The Alosa sapidissima isolate fAloSap1 chromosome 16, fAloSap1.pri, whole genome shotgun sequence genome has a segment encoding these proteins:
- the oit3 gene encoding oncoprotein-induced transcript 3 protein isoform X1, with translation MIPLIAILLQAALFTDARVFDPCNAYISLNEPWRNTEYHVNNSRGVPLCDQHVSGEWYRFTGMAGDAMPTFCIEENHCGTHAPIWLNGSHPQLNEGIVSLPACASFNDNCCHWTANVDIKACPGGYYVYRLPRPSVCFHVYCGHFYDICDEEECVGPHCGEPECRCGNGTVLGLDGQTCLDVNECEKGNGGCAEVCVNTKGSRQCECRPGRVLAADGRTCKEIEGCHSGNGGCSHGCSGPQDSYYCHCPRGLMLAPDKRTCQGQNFPVQCGSSFIEVSVPKELVGGLELFLANDSCRGVSNGTHINLNFSLRTCGTVVEVVDDKIVGTNLVTGLPVSGPGSGGSSELIIRTSKLLLPVTCEFPRHYEVSDGYLPSLPGSALELAGHSEGLFPFSLELFKSAEFAEPYRAPPQLHLRDWLYFGVEPKGERVDGLAALVESCFATPGRRADQGVKYYLIKDGCISDETVHQYSAKDQLSKHYHVPVFKFVGKDNREVFLHCRVLVCGQAEGESRCTQGCRRRLRRDLWTDQHQQQTVLIGGPIQIMP, from the exons ATGATTCCGTTAATAGCCATCCTCCTCCAGGCTGCTCTCTTCACAGACGCCAGAG TCTTTGATCCTTGCAATGCATACATCAGTCTCAATGAGCCTTGGCGCAACACGGAGTATCACGTCAACAACTCCAGGggtgtgcctctgtgtgatCAACATGTTTCGGGGGAGTGGTACAGATTCACCGGCATGGCTGGTGACGCCATGCCGACGTTCTGCATCGAGGAGAACCACTGCGGCACCCACGCCCCCATCTGGCTAAACGGTAGCCACCCTCAGCTCAACGAGGGCATCGTCTCTCTGCCAGCCTGCGCCAGCTTCAATGACAATTGCTGCCACTGGACGGCCAACGTGGACATCAAGGCCTGCCCAGGGGGCTACTATGTGTACCGCCTGCCAAGACCCTCTGTCTGCTTCCATGTCTACTGTGGAC ATTTCTATGACATCTGTGATGAGGAGGAGTGCGTTGGGCCCCACTGTGGAGAACCTGAGTGTCGCTGTGGCAACGGAACCGTCCTTGGGCTTGATGGACAGACCTGCCTAG aTGTGAACGAGTGTGAGAAGGGGAATGGCGGCTGTGCCGAGGTGTGTGTGAACACCAAGGGTTCCCGACAGTGCGAGTGCCGGCCAGGCCGTGTGCTGGCCGCTGATGGACGCACCTGCAAAG AGATTGAGGGCTGCCACAGTGGGAATGGAGGCTGCAGCCATGGCTGCTCTGGGCCTCAGGACTCCTATTACTGCCACTGTCCACGGGGACTGATGTTGGCTCCGGACAAACGCACCTGCCAGGGTCagaact TTCCTGTGCAGTGTGGCTCCAGCTTCATAGAAGTCTCTGTGCCAAAGGAGCTGGTGGGAGGCCTGGAGCTCTTCCTGGCCAACGACTCCTGCCGGGGTGTCTCCAATGGCACCCACATCAACCTCAACTTCAGCCTGAGGACCTGCGGCACTGTGGTGGAG GTGGTCGACGACAAAATCGTGGGCACCAACCTGGTGACTGGCCTCCCTGTCTCTGGCCCCGGGAGCGGCGGCAGCAGCGAGCTCATCATCCGCACCAGCAAGCTCCTGCTTCCGGTCACCTGTGAGTTCCCGCGCCACTACGAGGTGTCCGACGGCTACCTGCCCAGCCTGCCCGGCTCGGCCCTGGAGCTAGCCGGCCACAGTGAGGGCCTCTTCCCCTTCAGCCTGGAGCTGTTCAAGAGCGCCGAGTTCGCCGAGCCATACCGCGCGCCGCCACAGCTCCACCTGCGCGACTGGCTCTACTTCGGCGTTGAGCCCAAGGGCGAGCGAGTGGACGGGCTGGCGGCGCTGGTGGAGAGCTGCTTCGCTACACCGGGCCGCAGAGCAGACCAGGGGGTCAAGTACTACCTCATCAAGGACGG CTGTATCTCAGATGAGACTGTTCACCAGTACAGTGCTAAGGACCAGCTCTCTAAGCACTACCATGTCCCGGTGTTCAAGTTCGTGGGCAAGGACAACCGA gaGGTATTCCTGCACTgccgtgtgttggtgtgtgggcAGGCGGAGGGGGAGTCTCGCTGTACGCAGGGCTGCCGGAGACGCCTGCGGAGGGACCTATGGACCGACCAACACCAGCAGCAAACAGTGCTCATCGGAGGACCCATCCAGATAATGCCCTag
- the oit3 gene encoding oncoprotein-induced transcript 3 protein isoform X2, translating to MIPLIAILLQAALFTDARVFDPCNAYISLNEPWRNTEYHVNNSRGVPLCDQHVSGEWYRFTGMAGDAMPTFCIEENHCGTHAPIWLNGSHPQLNEGIVSLPACASFNDNCCHWTANVDIKACPGGYYVYRLPRPSVCFHVYCGHFYDICDEEECVGPHCGEPECRCGNGTVLGLDGQTCLDVNECEKGNGGCAEVCVNTKGSRQCECRPGRVLAADGRTCKEIEGCHSGNGGCSHGCSGPQDSYYCHCPRGLMLAPDKRTCQVPVQCGSSFIEVSVPKELVGGLELFLANDSCRGVSNGTHINLNFSLRTCGTVVEVVDDKIVGTNLVTGLPVSGPGSGGSSELIIRTSKLLLPVTCEFPRHYEVSDGYLPSLPGSALELAGHSEGLFPFSLELFKSAEFAEPYRAPPQLHLRDWLYFGVEPKGERVDGLAALVESCFATPGRRADQGVKYYLIKDGCISDETVHQYSAKDQLSKHYHVPVFKFVGKDNREVFLHCRVLVCGQAEGESRCTQGCRRRLRRDLWTDQHQQQTVLIGGPIQIMP from the exons ATGATTCCGTTAATAGCCATCCTCCTCCAGGCTGCTCTCTTCACAGACGCCAGAG TCTTTGATCCTTGCAATGCATACATCAGTCTCAATGAGCCTTGGCGCAACACGGAGTATCACGTCAACAACTCCAGGggtgtgcctctgtgtgatCAACATGTTTCGGGGGAGTGGTACAGATTCACCGGCATGGCTGGTGACGCCATGCCGACGTTCTGCATCGAGGAGAACCACTGCGGCACCCACGCCCCCATCTGGCTAAACGGTAGCCACCCTCAGCTCAACGAGGGCATCGTCTCTCTGCCAGCCTGCGCCAGCTTCAATGACAATTGCTGCCACTGGACGGCCAACGTGGACATCAAGGCCTGCCCAGGGGGCTACTATGTGTACCGCCTGCCAAGACCCTCTGTCTGCTTCCATGTCTACTGTGGAC ATTTCTATGACATCTGTGATGAGGAGGAGTGCGTTGGGCCCCACTGTGGAGAACCTGAGTGTCGCTGTGGCAACGGAACCGTCCTTGGGCTTGATGGACAGACCTGCCTAG aTGTGAACGAGTGTGAGAAGGGGAATGGCGGCTGTGCCGAGGTGTGTGTGAACACCAAGGGTTCCCGACAGTGCGAGTGCCGGCCAGGCCGTGTGCTGGCCGCTGATGGACGCACCTGCAAAG AGATTGAGGGCTGCCACAGTGGGAATGGAGGCTGCAGCCATGGCTGCTCTGGGCCTCAGGACTCCTATTACTGCCACTGTCCACGGGGACTGATGTTGGCTCCGGACAAACGCACCTGCCAGG TTCCTGTGCAGTGTGGCTCCAGCTTCATAGAAGTCTCTGTGCCAAAGGAGCTGGTGGGAGGCCTGGAGCTCTTCCTGGCCAACGACTCCTGCCGGGGTGTCTCCAATGGCACCCACATCAACCTCAACTTCAGCCTGAGGACCTGCGGCACTGTGGTGGAG GTGGTCGACGACAAAATCGTGGGCACCAACCTGGTGACTGGCCTCCCTGTCTCTGGCCCCGGGAGCGGCGGCAGCAGCGAGCTCATCATCCGCACCAGCAAGCTCCTGCTTCCGGTCACCTGTGAGTTCCCGCGCCACTACGAGGTGTCCGACGGCTACCTGCCCAGCCTGCCCGGCTCGGCCCTGGAGCTAGCCGGCCACAGTGAGGGCCTCTTCCCCTTCAGCCTGGAGCTGTTCAAGAGCGCCGAGTTCGCCGAGCCATACCGCGCGCCGCCACAGCTCCACCTGCGCGACTGGCTCTACTTCGGCGTTGAGCCCAAGGGCGAGCGAGTGGACGGGCTGGCGGCGCTGGTGGAGAGCTGCTTCGCTACACCGGGCCGCAGAGCAGACCAGGGGGTCAAGTACTACCTCATCAAGGACGG CTGTATCTCAGATGAGACTGTTCACCAGTACAGTGCTAAGGACCAGCTCTCTAAGCACTACCATGTCCCGGTGTTCAAGTTCGTGGGCAAGGACAACCGA gaGGTATTCCTGCACTgccgtgtgttggtgtgtgggcAGGCGGAGGGGGAGTCTCGCTGTACGCAGGGCTGCCGGAGACGCCTGCGGAGGGACCTATGGACCGACCAACACCAGCAGCAAACAGTGCTCATCGGAGGACCCATCCAGATAATGCCCTag